TGGTGCTGCTGCCGTGGATGGACGAAGTCGACCCGCGCGAAATCACCGAAGAAGAAGAGAACGCCGCCTACTGGGCAGAGCTGGAGCGTGAAGCCGCTAAAGCCCGTGGCGAAGCGGTGGAAGAAGAGCCCGAAGAGGAGTTTGACCCGCGCACGCTACCGATCAAGCTGGCTATCGTTGGCCGCCCGAACGTCGGTAAATCAACGCTCACCAACCGTATTCTCGGTGAAGAGCGCGTGGTGGTGTACGACATGCCGGGCACTACCCGCGACAGTATCTATATCCCGATGGAACGTGACGAACGTGAATATATTCTGATCGACACCGCCGGGGTACGTAAGCGCGGCAAAATCACCGACACCGTAGAGAAGTTCTCGGTGATCAAAACGCTACAGGCGATTGAAGATGCCAACGTAGTGATGCTGGTGATCGACGCCCGTGAAGGCATCTCCGATCAGGATCTGTCGCTGCTGGGCTTTATTCTCAACAGCGGGCGTTCGCTGGTGATTGTGGTCAACAAGTGGGATGGCATGACAGAGGAAGCGCGTGCAGAGGTGAAAGAGAACCTCGACTTCCGTCTGGGCTTTATCGACTTCGCCCGCATCCACTTTATCTCCGCGCTGCACGGCAGCGGGGTGGGCAACCTGTTTGAGTCGGTAACCGAAGCTTACGACTGTTCCACCCGCCGCGTGAACACCTCGATGCTGACGCGCATCATGAATATGGCGACTGACGATCACCAGCCACCGCTGGTACGTGGCCGCCGCGTGAAGCTGAAATATGCCCACGCCGGTGGTTATAACCCGCCGATTGTGGTGATCCACGGTAACCAGGTGAAGGATCTGCCGGACTCCTATAAGCGCTACCTGATGAACTACTTCCGTCGTTCACTGAAGGTAATGGGTACGCCGATCCGCATCCAGTTCAAAGAGGGTGAGAACCCGTATGAAGGTAAGCGTAACCTGCTGACCCCGACTCAGCAGCGTAAACGTCAGCGCCTGATGAGCCATCTGAAAAAGAACAAACGTTAATACCGCAAAGGGCCCCGAGGGGCCCTTTTTGCTGGGCACAAAAAAGTGTTAACCCTGGAAAATATGCAGTTAATCATTTTGTGCTATACCCAATAGCAGGGAGCGCAGTCATACAGGGGTTGTTAATTTTCTGTTTATTAAATTATGAACCTGGTGGTACAATCCTGCCGCTTTCCAGCAGTGCCCCGGCGCGCCAGCCGTGCCATAGCGGCAGTTGCTTGTAAAGCAGGACGGGTTATACCCGTGTACGATGTTAATAAAAATAAGGTCTTAGCGACTCGCGCCTTATTTTCTCCAGGAGTATTTCTGTATGCCTCAGACAAATGCAGGGTCAGCGAAAGGGCTGGGCTTGTGGTGCTTCCTGCTGGGAATCATTCTCCTTGCAACAGGCCTCTATTTCATCATCGGCGGCGGTAAGCTGATCTCGCTCGGCGGTAGCTGGTACTTCGTACTGGCCGGCCTGGTGACGCTGGCTTCTGCCGTGCAGTTCTTCCGTCGTAAATCCTCAGCCGTCACCCTGTTTGCGGTGGCCGCCGTCGGTACCGCGATCTGG
This portion of the Erwinia sp. E602 genome encodes:
- the der gene encoding ribosome biogenesis GTPase Der; translation: MVPVVALVGRPNVGKSTLFNRLTRTRDALVADFPGLTRDRKYGRAEVEGREFICIDTGGIDGTEEGVETRMAEQSLLAIEEADVVLFMVDARAGLMPADTAIAKHLRSREKATFLVANKTDGLDADAAVLDFWSLGLGEIHPIAASHGRGVTSLLEMVLLPWMDEVDPREITEEEENAAYWAELEREAAKARGEAVEEEPEEEFDPRTLPIKLAIVGRPNVGKSTLTNRILGEERVVVYDMPGTTRDSIYIPMERDEREYILIDTAGVRKRGKITDTVEKFSVIKTLQAIEDANVVMLVIDAREGISDQDLSLLGFILNSGRSLVIVVNKWDGMTEEARAEVKENLDFRLGFIDFARIHFISALHGSGVGNLFESVTEAYDCSTRRVNTSMLTRIMNMATDDHQPPLVRGRRVKLKYAHAGGYNPPIVVIHGNQVKDLPDSYKRYLMNYFRRSLKVMGTPIRIQFKEGENPYEGKRNLLTPTQQRKRQRLMSHLKKNKR